Proteins encoded in a region of the Mycolicibacterium duvalii genome:
- a CDS encoding transglutaminase family protein, with translation MWRMRVVHSTGYAYKSPVTASFNEARLTPRSDSRQNVILNRVETVPATRNYRYVDYWGTAVTAFDLHAPHTELEVTASSVVETDAPEEPKAKVTWSDLATDAAVDKYDEVLAPTHYAPASKRIERVGRKIAKYHEPAEAVIEAARWAQGELEYVPGTTGVHTSGVEALREGRGVCQDFAHLTLMVLRGMGIPSRYVSGYLHPSRDATIGDTVDGQSHAWIQAWTGEWWHYDPTNDAHINEQYISVGVGRDYADVSPLKGIYSGEGSTDLDVIVEITRLA, from the coding sequence ATGTGGCGGATGCGGGTGGTGCACTCGACGGGCTACGCGTACAAGTCGCCGGTGACGGCGTCGTTCAATGAGGCCCGGTTGACGCCGCGATCGGACTCCCGGCAGAACGTCATCCTCAACCGGGTCGAGACGGTGCCGGCGACCCGGAACTACCGCTATGTCGACTACTGGGGCACCGCGGTGACCGCGTTCGACCTGCACGCACCGCACACCGAGCTCGAGGTCACCGCCTCGTCGGTGGTCGAGACCGACGCGCCGGAGGAACCCAAGGCCAAGGTGACGTGGTCGGATCTGGCCACCGACGCCGCGGTCGACAAATACGACGAGGTGCTCGCTCCGACGCACTACGCGCCGGCCAGCAAGCGCATCGAGCGGGTGGGCCGCAAGATCGCCAAGTATCACGAACCCGCCGAGGCGGTGATCGAGGCGGCGCGCTGGGCGCAGGGCGAGCTGGAGTACGTGCCCGGCACCACCGGCGTGCACACCTCGGGCGTGGAGGCGCTGCGGGAAGGCAGGGGCGTCTGTCAGGACTTCGCCCACCTGACACTGATGGTGTTGCGCGGCATGGGGATACCGTCGCGCTACGTCTCGGGCTACCTGCACCCCTCACGTGACGCCACGATCGGTGACACCGTCGACGGGCAGAGCCACGCCTGGATCCAGGCGTGGACCGGCGAATGGTGGCATTACGACCCCACCAACGACGCCCACATCAACGAGCAGTACATCAGCGTCGGGGTGGGACGGGACTACGCCGACGTCAGCCCGCTCAAGGGCATCTACTCCGGTGAGGGTTCCACCGACCTCGACGTGATCGTCGAGATCACCCGGCTGGCTTAG
- a CDS encoding NADH-quinone oxidoreductase subunit A: protein MYTGIAAMLGVSLLGILTLYGLHRITAVAPAALVSLPFQSGWRPEEHALSRYHVRWYPATLVFLAFDVEMLFMYPWAVVVAERGAGAVVEMFMFLGALFVAVAWAWREGALRWV from the coding sequence ATGTACACCGGCATCGCAGCGATGCTCGGCGTATCTCTGCTCGGCATCCTCACCCTCTACGGGCTGCACCGGATCACCGCGGTAGCGCCGGCGGCGCTGGTGTCGCTGCCGTTTCAGTCGGGCTGGCGACCCGAGGAGCACGCCCTGTCGCGGTACCACGTCCGCTGGTATCCGGCGACGCTGGTGTTTCTGGCCTTCGACGTCGAGATGCTGTTCATGTACCCGTGGGCGGTTGTGGTCGCCGAACGCGGCGCCGGCGCCGTGGTCGAGATGTTCATGTTCCTCGGTGCCCTGTTCGTCGCGGTGGCGTGGGCCTGGCGCGAGGGAGCGTTGCGGTGGGTGTGA
- a CDS encoding ribonuclease Z gives MIEVTLLGTGSPIPDARRAGPSTLVRAGEQIFLVDCGRGVLQRAAAVGVGANNLTALLITHLHSDHIADLADVLITRWVSNFDPNLPPLPIIGPPGIAEVVESTLAAMRFDIGYRISHHDDLTAPPQVEIEEVADGVVWGRDGVQIRVGPTDHRPVTPSIGFRVEHGGASVVLAGDTVPCQSLDELAAGAGALVHTVIREDLIEALPMQRLRDICGYHSSVEQAADTAARAGVGILILTHYVPAIQPGQEEDWRALAATVFDRQIEIGDDLHRVQVHPGVGAKPAG, from the coding sequence ATGATCGAAGTGACTCTTCTCGGCACCGGCAGCCCGATTCCCGATGCCCGCCGCGCCGGTCCGTCCACGCTCGTCCGCGCGGGCGAACAGATCTTCCTGGTCGACTGCGGCCGCGGGGTGCTGCAGCGAGCCGCGGCCGTCGGGGTCGGCGCCAACAACCTCACGGCGCTGCTGATCACCCACCTGCACAGCGACCACATCGCCGACCTCGCCGACGTGCTCATCACGCGCTGGGTGTCGAACTTCGATCCGAACCTGCCGCCGTTGCCGATCATCGGTCCGCCCGGGATCGCCGAGGTCGTGGAGAGCACGCTGGCCGCGATGCGCTTCGACATCGGCTACCGCATCTCGCACCACGACGACCTGACCGCGCCCCCGCAGGTCGAGATCGAAGAGGTGGCCGACGGCGTGGTGTGGGGTCGCGACGGCGTGCAAATCCGGGTCGGTCCCACCGACCACCGCCCGGTCACCCCGAGCATCGGCTTCCGGGTCGAGCACGGTGGGGCGTCGGTCGTACTCGCTGGAGACACCGTGCCGTGCCAGTCCCTCGACGAGCTGGCGGCCGGCGCAGGCGCGCTCGTGCACACGGTGATCCGCGAGGACCTCATCGAAGCCCTGCCGATGCAGCGGCTGCGCGACATCTGCGGCTACCACTCCTCGGTCGAGCAGGCCGCCGACACCGCGGCCCGCGCCGGGGTCGGCATCCTCATCCTGACCCACTATGTCCCGGCGATTCAGCCGGGCCAGGAGGAGGACTGGCGCGCGTTGGCGGCGACCGTGTTCGACCGTCAGATCGAGATCGGAGACGACCTGCACCGGGTGCAGGTGCACCCGGGGGTGGGCGCTAAGCCAGCCGGGTGA
- a CDS encoding proton-conducting transporter transmembrane domain-containing protein — protein MSSIGQWSLWALLCLPAVAGAGLLLAHLGRPGAERVPAAVSIAVSTAVSALAVVVAVTRPAVSAPFIAGADFAVRVDGLAAVVVPAVAVTTLLVLIFAAGDRAVAGGRFHGLMLVFAAAAMVTATAATLPALLLAWEVMGAASYALIGYRWRDEHRVAAGLTAFVTTRTADLGLYLAAGAALAGGAGLVLADLPEASPGWRHVIAAGVLVAALGKAAQLPFSFWLARAMEGPSPVSALLHSAAMVAMGAYLLLRVGPLLEATGWADTAAAWLGATTALLLGVVALAQSDFKQLLAASTAAQLGFVVMAAGLTAVAGGAAQLLAHAFTKAGLFLAAGAWLALLGSKRLNDLRGAGRRWPLVGVTAGVSALALAGVAPLSLWATKDAVLAVALEHSPWLYAAGLAAAALSAAYAAKILLVIWRPAPGAVGPPEPGSLSMFERIPLIVLAAGAALAGGLALPPVGPRLAEFVGGRASHAGVAELTASAVLAAVVVLAVLRWGAPEPRWAAGWLGMEKLAHLVVVTKVLRLAHLLAAFDDRVLDRAPSAVTGATRRLSEVAEAFDDRFLDRALQACAAGTVATSRWAARIDTAAVDGAVERSAALTRRLGASARKPQTGLLHQYYAGAFVVFLLAVLFLIVVR, from the coding sequence ATGTCATCAATCGGGCAATGGTCGCTGTGGGCGCTGCTGTGTCTCCCGGCCGTCGCGGGTGCCGGACTGTTGCTCGCCCATCTGGGCCGGCCGGGTGCCGAGCGGGTCCCCGCGGCGGTCTCGATCGCGGTGTCGACGGCGGTGAGCGCGTTGGCGGTCGTGGTGGCCGTGACCCGGCCGGCGGTGAGCGCGCCGTTCATCGCGGGGGCCGACTTCGCGGTGCGCGTCGACGGCCTGGCCGCGGTCGTCGTACCGGCAGTCGCGGTGACGACGTTGCTGGTGCTGATCTTCGCCGCAGGTGACCGCGCCGTGGCGGGCGGCCGATTTCACGGCCTCATGCTGGTGTTCGCCGCCGCGGCGATGGTGACCGCAACCGCTGCGACGCTGCCGGCGCTGCTGCTGGCCTGGGAGGTGATGGGCGCAGCGTCCTACGCGTTGATCGGCTACCGCTGGCGAGATGAGCACCGCGTCGCCGCGGGGTTGACGGCATTCGTGACGACCCGCACTGCGGACCTGGGGCTCTATCTGGCTGCGGGTGCCGCGTTGGCGGGCGGCGCCGGCCTGGTGCTGGCGGATCTGCCGGAGGCGTCGCCCGGCTGGCGGCATGTGATCGCGGCGGGTGTGTTGGTGGCCGCGCTCGGCAAGGCCGCGCAGCTGCCGTTCTCGTTCTGGCTCGCCCGCGCGATGGAGGGCCCGAGCCCGGTCAGCGCGTTGCTGCACTCGGCGGCGATGGTGGCGATGGGGGCCTATCTGCTGCTGCGGGTGGGCCCGCTGCTCGAGGCCACCGGGTGGGCTGACACCGCGGCGGCGTGGCTGGGCGCGACGACAGCGCTGCTGCTCGGGGTGGTCGCGCTCGCTCAATCCGACTTCAAACAGCTGCTCGCCGCGTCCACTGCGGCGCAACTGGGCTTCGTCGTGATGGCCGCGGGTCTGACGGCCGTGGCCGGCGGCGCCGCCCAACTCCTCGCGCACGCCTTCACCAAGGCCGGCCTCTTCTTGGCCGCCGGTGCCTGGTTGGCGTTGCTGGGGAGCAAGCGGCTCAACGACCTGCGCGGGGCGGGGCGACGCTGGCCGCTCGTCGGCGTCACCGCGGGTGTCAGCGCTCTGGCCCTGGCGGGGGTTGCGCCGCTGTCGCTGTGGGCGACCAAGGACGCCGTGCTGGCCGTCGCGCTCGAACACTCACCGTGGCTGTATGCGGCGGGGTTGGCCGCCGCGGCGCTGTCAGCCGCCTACGCCGCCAAGATTCTGCTGGTGATCTGGCGTCCCGCACCCGGCGCTGTGGGACCACCAGAACCCGGTTCGCTGAGCATGTTCGAACGGATCCCGCTGATCGTCCTGGCTGCCGGTGCCGCACTCGCCGGTGGGCTGGCGCTACCGCCGGTCGGTCCACGGCTGGCCGAGTTCGTCGGTGGCCGAGCCTCGCATGCGGGGGTCGCCGAGTTGACCGCCTCGGCCGTGCTCGCCGCCGTGGTGGTGCTGGCCGTGCTGCGCTGGGGGGCGCCCGAACCGCGGTGGGCGGCGGGCTGGCTGGGGATGGAGAAGCTGGCCCACCTTGTCGTCGTGACCAAGGTCCTGCGGCTCGCGCATCTACTCGCCGCGTTCGACGACCGGGTCCTCGACCGCGCCCCCTCGGCAGTCACCGGGGCGACGCGGCGACTGTCCGAGGTCGCCGAAGCGTTCGACGACCGATTCCTCGACCGGGCGCTCCAGGCCTGCGCGGCGGGCACCGTGGCCACCAGCCGCTGGGCGGCGCGGATCGACACCGCGGCCGTCGACGGGGCCGTCGAACGGAGCGCCGCGCTGACGCGGCGGCTCGGTGCGTCGGCCCGAAAGCCGCAGACGGGCCTGCTGCATCAGTACTACGCGGGCGCCTTCGTTGTCTTCCTGCTTGCCGTCCTGTTCCTGATCGTCGTGAGGTGA
- a CDS encoding CBS domain-containing protein has product MRIADVLRNKGHSVATVTPETSVSGLLNELTVHNIGAMVVVSPDGVLGIVSERDVVRKLHEIGAELLLRPVSEIMTALVATCSPDDSVDSLAALMTTNRVRHVPVMVAGRLAGIVSIGDVVKTRMEELEHEHQQLQAYITQG; this is encoded by the coding sequence ATGCGAATCGCCGACGTGCTGCGCAACAAGGGTCACTCCGTAGCCACCGTCACGCCGGAGACCTCCGTCTCCGGCCTGCTCAACGAACTGACCGTGCACAACATCGGTGCGATGGTCGTCGTCTCCCCGGACGGAGTGCTGGGCATCGTGTCCGAGCGCGACGTCGTGCGCAAGCTCCACGAGATCGGCGCCGAACTGCTGCTGCGGCCGGTGTCGGAGATCATGACCGCGTTGGTCGCGACCTGCTCACCCGACGATTCGGTCGACAGCCTGGCGGCGTTGATGACCACCAACCGGGTCCGGCACGTGCCGGTGATGGTGGCGGGGCGGTTGGCCGGCATCGTGAGCATCGGCGACGTCGTCAAGACCCGGATGGAAGAGCTCGAACACGAACACCAGCAATTGCAGGCTTACATCACCCAGGGCTGA
- a CDS encoding NADH-quinone oxidoreductase subunit H, producing MTADPVTQVPAVWVVAAAALLAAFGYYAAALDGGMSVRRTATSALSAPLLETARLLRQRRRVTPAADRLLWRVGGAGLLVVALLMITVVPLGAWTLFDVDVGVVWFNALDVMVWALVWLAGWGANSVYSLVGGYRFLAQALGYELPLMFALVAPVIAAQSLHVGTVAAAQQGLWFAVWMPVAFGVYCLTVAGFSVWGPMAAALGADVAGGAGAELSGVDRLLFAAGRYALLAAGAAFAVPLFLGGGAGPALPGWLWVIVKTLALLTVLVWVRRRIPLLRPDKFMEFGWLVLLPLVLVQDLVVAAVAVGRS from the coding sequence ATGACGGCGGACCCGGTCACGCAGGTGCCTGCCGTGTGGGTGGTGGCCGCCGCGGCCCTGCTCGCCGCGTTCGGCTATTACGCCGCGGCGCTCGACGGGGGCATGAGCGTCCGTCGCACCGCGACCTCGGCGCTGTCGGCGCCGCTGCTGGAGACCGCACGGTTGCTGCGACAACGCCGCCGGGTCACCCCTGCGGCGGACCGGCTGCTGTGGCGCGTCGGGGGAGCGGGGCTGCTCGTCGTTGCACTGCTGATGATCACCGTGGTGCCGCTCGGGGCGTGGACGTTGTTCGACGTCGACGTCGGTGTCGTGTGGTTCAACGCGCTGGACGTCATGGTGTGGGCCTTGGTGTGGCTGGCCGGGTGGGGCGCAAATTCCGTCTACTCCCTCGTCGGCGGCTACCGGTTCCTGGCGCAGGCCCTCGGCTACGAGCTGCCGTTGATGTTCGCCCTGGTGGCACCGGTGATCGCCGCGCAAAGCCTGCACGTCGGCACCGTCGCGGCCGCCCAGCAGGGGCTCTGGTTCGCGGTGTGGATGCCGGTCGCGTTCGGCGTGTACTGCCTGACCGTGGCCGGCTTCTCGGTGTGGGGCCCGATGGCGGCGGCGTTGGGTGCCGACGTCGCCGGGGGCGCCGGCGCCGAACTCTCCGGTGTGGACCGGCTGCTGTTCGCCGCCGGCCGTTACGCGCTGCTCGCCGCGGGCGCCGCGTTCGCAGTCCCGCTGTTTCTGGGTGGCGGAGCCGGACCGGCGTTGCCAGGCTGGCTGTGGGTGATCGTGAAAACTCTTGCGCTGCTGACTGTTCTGGTCTGGGTGCGGCGACGCATCCCGTTGCTGCGGCCGGACAAGTTCATGGAGTTCGGATGGCTGGTGCTGCTGCCCCTGGTGCTGGTGCAGGACCTGGTGGTCGCCGCCGTCGCTGTGGGGAGGAGTTGA
- a CDS encoding alpha-E domain-containing protein — MLARNAESLYWIGRYVERADDTARILDVTVHQLLEDSSVDPDWASRTLLRVLGIEPPDEPLDVWSLTDIVAFSRETYGGCSIVEAISAARENARGAREVTSTEIWECLNSTYNALPERERAAKRFGPHEFLSYVEGRAAMFAGLADSTLSRDDGYRFMVLGRALERVDMTVRLLLSRVGDSGSSPTWVTLLRSAGAHDTYLRTYRGALDAGRVVEFMLLDRLFPRSIFYSLKLAEHSLDELLKRPHGRLGATAEAQRLLGRARSELEFLQPGAVVDTLETRLAGLQNTCFEVGEALALQYFHSAPWVAWTDAGHDALVIEEGEI; from the coding sequence ATGTTGGCCAGGAACGCCGAATCGCTGTACTGGATCGGGCGCTACGTCGAGCGTGCCGATGACACCGCCCGGATCCTCGACGTCACTGTGCATCAGCTGCTCGAGGATTCCAGCGTCGACCCGGACTGGGCGTCGCGCACGCTGCTGCGGGTGCTCGGCATCGAGCCCCCCGACGAGCCGCTGGACGTGTGGTCGCTGACCGATATCGTGGCGTTCAGCCGCGAGACCTACGGTGGCTGTTCGATCGTCGAAGCCATCTCAGCAGCCCGCGAAAATGCCCGCGGAGCCAGGGAAGTCACGTCGACCGAGATCTGGGAGTGCTTGAACAGCACCTACAACGCACTGCCGGAACGGGAACGCGCCGCCAAGCGGTTCGGACCGCACGAGTTCCTGTCCTATGTGGAGGGCCGCGCCGCGATGTTCGCGGGACTGGCCGATTCGACACTCTCCCGCGATGACGGGTACCGGTTCATGGTGCTCGGGCGGGCCCTCGAGCGGGTGGACATGACGGTGCGTCTGCTGCTGTCGCGCGTCGGGGACAGTGGATCGTCGCCGACGTGGGTGACGCTGCTGCGGTCCGCCGGCGCCCACGACACCTACCTGCGGACCTACCGCGGCGCGCTCGACGCCGGCCGCGTGGTGGAATTCATGCTGCTCGACCGCTTGTTCCCGCGCTCGATCTTCTACTCGCTCAAGCTGGCCGAGCACAGCCTCGACGAACTGCTCAAGCGTCCGCACGGGCGCCTCGGCGCCACGGCCGAGGCGCAGCGACTGCTCGGCCGGGCCCGCAGTGAGCTCGAGTTCCTGCAGCCCGGAGCGGTGGTGGACACTCTGGAAACGCGGCTGGCGGGACTGCAGAATACCTGCTTCGAGGTCGGAGAAGCGTTGGCGCTGCAGTATTTCCACTCCGCGCCCTGGGTGGCATGGACCGACGCCGGCCACGACGCGCTGGTGATCGAGGAAGGGGAGATCTGA
- a CDS encoding circularly permuted type 2 ATP-grasp protein, which produces MAASARTEGTHHRAGGTLPTETVKTARSNAKAAKRHDGVFGGYNALGTYAEAFDEMFDGQANVRGPYKGIHKELAPSDASELGARAEALGRAFTDQGITFSLSGQERPFPLDLVPRVISAAEWTRLERGIRQRVQALEMYLDDIYGEQEILRDGVIPRRLVTSCEHFHREAVGIVPPNGVRIHVAGIDLIRDEQGSFRVLEDNLRSPSGVSYVMENRRTMARVFPNLFATHRVRAVGDYSAHLLRALRNAAANNVADPTVVVLTPGVYNSAYFEHSLLARQMGVELVEGRDLFCRDNTVYMRTTEGERQVDVIYRRIDDDYLDPMQFKPDSVLGVAGILNAARAGNVVISSAVGNGVGDDKLVYTYVPTIIEYYLGEKPLLANVDTFRCWLDAEREEVLDRIDELVIKPVEGSGGYGIVFGPEASDKELATITKKIIADPRGWIAQPVMQLSTVPTQIGDTLAPRHVDLRPFAVNDGDDVWVLPGGLTRVALPEGSLVVNSSQGGGSKDTWVLASRTSGADRELGAAEVVRSLPAAAPSKSRTDTGSDNNQQQQQQQQQ; this is translated from the coding sequence ATGGCAGCAAGCGCTCGCACCGAAGGTACTCATCACAGAGCAGGGGGCACGTTGCCGACCGAGACCGTCAAGACCGCACGTAGCAACGCCAAAGCCGCCAAACGGCATGACGGCGTCTTCGGGGGCTACAACGCCCTGGGCACCTACGCCGAAGCCTTCGACGAGATGTTCGACGGCCAGGCCAACGTGCGTGGCCCCTACAAGGGCATCCACAAGGAGCTGGCGCCGTCCGACGCGTCCGAACTCGGCGCCCGCGCCGAGGCGCTGGGCCGCGCGTTCACCGACCAGGGCATCACCTTCTCGCTGTCCGGTCAGGAACGCCCCTTCCCGCTCGACCTGGTGCCCAGGGTCATCTCCGCGGCTGAGTGGACCCGGCTGGAGCGCGGCATCCGGCAGCGGGTGCAAGCGCTGGAGATGTATCTCGACGACATCTACGGCGAGCAGGAGATACTGCGTGACGGTGTCATCCCGCGCCGGCTGGTCACCTCGTGCGAGCACTTCCATCGCGAGGCCGTCGGCATCGTCCCGCCCAACGGCGTGCGGATCCACGTCGCCGGAATCGACCTGATCCGCGACGAGCAGGGCAGTTTCCGGGTTCTGGAAGACAACCTGCGGTCGCCGTCGGGTGTGTCCTATGTGATGGAGAACCGGCGCACCATGGCGCGGGTGTTTCCGAACCTGTTCGCCACCCACCGGGTGCGGGCGGTCGGTGACTACTCCGCGCATCTGCTGCGTGCGCTTCGCAACGCCGCGGCCAACAACGTCGCCGACCCGACCGTGGTGGTCCTGACCCCGGGGGTCTACAACTCCGCGTACTTCGAACACTCGCTGCTGGCCCGCCAGATGGGCGTCGAGCTCGTCGAGGGCCGCGACCTGTTCTGCCGCGACAACACCGTGTACATGCGCACCACCGAGGGCGAACGCCAGGTAGACGTGATCTACCGGCGCATCGACGACGACTACCTGGACCCGATGCAGTTCAAGCCCGACTCGGTGCTCGGCGTGGCAGGCATCCTCAACGCCGCCCGGGCCGGGAACGTGGTGATCTCCAGCGCGGTCGGCAACGGCGTCGGTGACGACAAACTCGTCTACACCTACGTGCCCACGATCATCGAGTACTACCTGGGGGAGAAGCCGCTTCTGGCCAACGTCGACACTTTCCGGTGCTGGCTCGACGCCGAGCGGGAGGAGGTGCTCGACCGGATCGACGAGCTCGTGATCAAGCCGGTCGAAGGCTCCGGCGGGTATGGCATCGTCTTCGGCCCGGAAGCCTCGGACAAGGAACTCGCCACGATCACCAAGAAGATCATCGCCGATCCGCGCGGCTGGATCGCGCAGCCGGTGATGCAGCTGTCGACTGTGCCGACCCAGATCGGCGACACGCTGGCGCCACGTCACGTCGACCTGCGTCCGTTCGCGGTCAACGACGGCGACGACGTGTGGGTGCTGCCCGGCGGGTTGACCCGGGTGGCGCTGCCCGAAGGCTCGTTGGTGGTCAACTCCAGCCAGGGCGGGGGTTCGAAGGACACCTGGGTGCTGGCGTCTCGTACGTCGGGTGCGGACCGCGAACTCGGCGCGGCCGAGGTGGTGCGCTCACTTCCTGCGGCCGCCCCGAGCAAGAGCCGAACCGACACCGGGTCCGACAACAACCAGCAGCAGCAACAGCAGCAGCAGCAGTAG
- a CDS encoding NADH-quinone oxidoreductase subunit J, with amino-acid sequence MSVDVSDIVFWVTAVIAVAAGAAVFIVDSMARATYALAASFVAVGVAVLLLQQNYVGVIVILMMVMEMAVMAVYMVMFMGMNPALMPMSMVHGKLLSLGIAIGTFVALAIGILLVDWPQRRGSPPADVTAALGDALMGPKMLAMVVISPVMVATIVGGVVLATRRTRYDRFGDDLKQRPARDPQPGGVGR; translated from the coding sequence ATGAGCGTCGACGTGTCCGACATCGTCTTCTGGGTGACCGCGGTCATCGCGGTGGCCGCCGGCGCCGCCGTGTTCATCGTCGACTCGATGGCGCGCGCCACCTATGCGCTGGCGGCGTCGTTCGTCGCGGTCGGAGTCGCGGTGCTGTTGCTGCAGCAGAACTACGTCGGGGTCATCGTCATCTTGATGATGGTCATGGAGATGGCCGTGATGGCCGTCTACATGGTCATGTTCATGGGAATGAACCCGGCGCTGATGCCGATGAGCATGGTGCACGGCAAGCTGCTGTCCCTGGGCATCGCGATCGGCACCTTCGTGGCACTGGCGATTGGCATCCTGCTTGTCGACTGGCCGCAGCGCCGGGGTTCGCCGCCGGCCGACGTCACCGCCGCGCTCGGCGATGCGCTGATGGGTCCCAAGATGCTGGCGATGGTGGTGATTAGCCCGGTGATGGTCGCGACCATCGTCGGCGGGGTGGTGCTCGCCACCCGGCGCACCCGCTACGACCGGTTCGGTGACGACCTCAAACAGCGTCCCGCGCGTGATCCGCAGCCTGGCGGTGTGGGCCGATGA
- a CDS encoding NADH-quinone oxidoreductase subunit NuoK, whose protein sequence is MTLQTILLVAAAVFCVGLYGALSQQVVVMVMMGLELMINAVILAAAAFWWFLAPDPTGQVLLMVIIAAMTVEMAMGFAVATLLHRDRQADMTDMATDLSG, encoded by the coding sequence ATGACGCTGCAGACGATTCTGCTCGTGGCCGCGGCCGTGTTCTGCGTCGGCCTCTACGGAGCGTTGTCCCAGCAGGTCGTCGTGATGGTGATGATGGGTCTGGAGTTGATGATCAACGCCGTCATCCTCGCCGCCGCGGCGTTCTGGTGGTTTCTGGCCCCCGACCCAACCGGTCAGGTGCTGCTGATGGTGATCATCGCGGCGATGACTGTCGAGATGGCGATGGGTTTCGCGGTCGCTACGCTGCTGCACCGCGACCGGCAGGCCGACATGACCGACATGGCCACGGATCTGTCGGGCTGA
- a CDS encoding GNAT family N-acetyltransferase — MTIDVAPARRAEVKSLARVLGRAFYDDPLMTWMMPDDARRARALPRIFAAMTRHHFLAGDATEVAGRDGGLGAAALWDPPGRWRQTPREELRMMPAFLLAMGRQVGRGQAMADLMKKNHPEEPHWYLAVIGSDPTVRGAGFGQALMRSRLDRCDAEGAPAYLESTKESNIGYYMRFGFEVTGEIRMPDDGPPIWPMWRAPR, encoded by the coding sequence ATGACGATCGATGTCGCGCCTGCGCGCCGCGCCGAGGTGAAATCGCTGGCGCGGGTGCTCGGCCGGGCGTTCTACGACGATCCGCTGATGACGTGGATGATGCCCGACGACGCGCGTCGCGCCCGGGCGCTGCCACGGATCTTCGCGGCCATGACCCGGCATCACTTCCTGGCCGGCGACGCGACCGAAGTCGCCGGCCGCGACGGCGGTCTCGGGGCCGCGGCGCTGTGGGATCCGCCCGGCCGGTGGCGGCAGACCCCGCGCGAGGAACTGCGCATGATGCCGGCGTTCCTGCTGGCGATGGGGCGGCAGGTGGGCCGAGGTCAGGCGATGGCGGACCTGATGAAGAAGAACCACCCCGAAGAGCCGCACTGGTACCTCGCCGTGATCGGCAGCGACCCGACAGTCCGCGGGGCGGGGTTCGGACAGGCACTGATGCGTTCCCGGCTGGATCGCTGCGACGCCGAGGGCGCCCCCGCCTACCTGGAGTCGACGAAGGAATCCAACATCGGCTACTACATGCGGTTCGGGTTCGAGGTGACCGGCGAGATCAGGATGCCCGACGACGGCCCGCCCATCTGGCCGATGTGGCGGGCGCCGCGGTAG